In the genome of Thermus neutrinimicus, one region contains:
- a CDS encoding ferritin-like domain-containing protein gives MRVVEVLQKAYQDELLDALRAERAAERIPYPHLRALLEEVAHRERAHAEAIAETLRRLGASLPPMPKVEEEGWEALLRLLSEEGFDRAYYLESTFPEPDLEALFTRLGQEERLNQEAVRKAVALLGGGL, from the coding sequence ATGAGGGTGGTGGAAGTCCTGCAAAAGGCCTACCAGGATGAGCTTCTGGATGCCCTGCGGGCGGAGCGGGCGGCGGAAAGGATACCCTACCCCCACCTCCGGGCCCTCCTGGAGGAGGTGGCCCATAGGGAACGGGCCCATGCCGAGGCCATCGCCGAAACCCTGCGCCGCCTGGGGGCCTCCCTTCCCCCCATGCCCAAGGTGGAGGAGGAGGGATGGGAGGCGCTTCTCCGCCTCCTTTCCGAGGAGGGGTTTGACCGGGCCTACTACCTGGAAAGCACCTTCCCCGAGCCGGACCTCGAGGCCCTCTTTACCCGGTTGGGCCAGGAGGAAAGGCTCAACCAGGAAGCGGTGCGCAAAGCCGTGGCCCTCTTAGGAGGTGGCTTATGA
- a CDS encoding VLRF1 family aeRF1-type release factor: MIGKEEIRRLKETLAMAEGPILSLYLDINPAKPENANRAYALRAKDAMKALGVPQELADKVLEVLKNQVLEAKTAVFFAKDKLLETLLLQVELPLVSSLKTTFLGEKESRFFTDGALAHYGEPFLLPLIYALDEYERYGVVYLDQERWRVFEIFLGEVQEVSDAFLALDTEAWRRLSLDAPGRRFNLAGISRGGAGQDLFAKRLAAWEERFYKTLSHELEKLAEEHGFTRLILMGPEEHTKLFLGYLPKRLKEKVVALLPSLPHPGVSPGQVLKRLEPVLEEMERKGEVELLKKLEEAYPKVAFGPEVLERVQEGRVELWVLPWHLDQTVYACEGIFFPDEARALAHCQNPEAKPLAVVLPELATGYAAKLEFVRGEAEKELLERGGMAALLRW; this comes from the coding sequence ATGATCGGAAAGGAAGAGATTCGGCGCCTGAAGGAGACCCTGGCCATGGCAGAGGGACCGATCCTCTCCCTCTACCTGGACATCAACCCCGCCAAGCCGGAAAACGCCAACCGGGCCTACGCCCTAAGGGCCAAGGACGCCATGAAGGCCCTGGGCGTGCCCCAGGAACTGGCGGACAAGGTCCTGGAAGTGCTGAAAAACCAGGTGCTAGAGGCCAAGACCGCCGTCTTCTTTGCCAAGGACAAGCTCTTGGAAACCCTCCTGCTCCAGGTGGAGCTACCCCTGGTCTCCAGCCTTAAGACCACCTTCCTAGGGGAAAAGGAAAGCCGCTTCTTTACGGACGGGGCTCTGGCCCACTACGGCGAGCCCTTCCTCCTCCCCCTTATCTACGCCCTGGACGAGTACGAGCGCTACGGGGTGGTCTATTTGGACCAGGAGCGCTGGCGGGTTTTTGAAATCTTCCTGGGTGAAGTCCAGGAGGTGAGCGACGCCTTCTTGGCCTTGGACACCGAGGCTTGGCGGCGGCTTTCCCTGGATGCCCCGGGGCGCCGCTTCAACCTGGCGGGCATCTCCCGGGGCGGGGCAGGCCAGGACCTCTTCGCCAAGCGCCTGGCCGCTTGGGAAGAACGTTTTTACAAGACCTTAAGCCACGAGCTGGAGAAACTTGCGGAGGAACACGGGTTCACCCGCCTCATCCTCATGGGCCCCGAGGAGCACACCAAGCTTTTCCTGGGCTACCTGCCGAAACGCCTTAAGGAAAAGGTGGTGGCCCTTCTTCCCTCCCTGCCCCATCCCGGGGTCAGCCCCGGCCAGGTACTCAAGCGGCTGGAGCCTGTCCTGGAGGAGATGGAGCGCAAGGGCGAGGTAGAGCTACTCAAGAAGCTGGAGGAAGCCTATCCCAAGGTGGCCTTCGGCCCGGAAGTCCTGGAAAGGGTTCAGGAAGGCCGGGTGGAGCTTTGGGTGCTTCCCTGGCACCTGGACCAAACCGTGTACGCCTGCGAGGGGATCTTCTTCCCCGACGAGGCCCGGGCCCTGGCCCACTGCCAAAACCCCGAGGCCAAACCCCTGGCCGTGGTCCTGCCCGAGCTGGCCACGGGCTACGCCGCCAAGCTGGAGTTCGTACGGGGCGAAGCGGAAAAAGAGCTTCTGGAGCGCGGGGGTATGGCCGCGCTCCTGAGGTGGTGA
- a CDS encoding Hsp20/alpha crystallin family protein, with the protein MVRFDPFRELEELQERLARAFGATPQQGPRVYAPPVDVMEDEAGLHVLVYLPGVDPEKVEVVAEEGVLSVKAERPFEKRESVAYHRLEGPYGTFARSFNVPSTFDLSRVQARFRHGVLHLTVPKAEASKPKKIQVQVE; encoded by the coding sequence ATGGTTCGGTTTGATCCCTTTAGGGAGCTGGAGGAGTTGCAGGAGCGTTTGGCAAGGGCTTTCGGCGCCACCCCCCAGCAGGGGCCCAGGGTGTACGCCCCGCCGGTGGACGTGATGGAGGACGAGGCAGGCCTTCACGTGCTGGTCTACCTTCCCGGGGTGGATCCGGAGAAGGTGGAGGTGGTAGCCGAGGAAGGCGTCTTGTCCGTGAAGGCGGAGCGGCCCTTTGAGAAGCGGGAAAGCGTGGCCTACCACCGCCTCGAGGGCCCCTACGGCACCTTCGCCCGGAGCTTCAACGTGCCCAGCACCTTTGACCTCTCCCGGGTTCAGGCCCGCTTCCGCCACGGGGTGCTCCACCTCACGGTGCCCAAGGCCGAGGCAAGCAAGCCCAAGAAGATCCAGGTGCAGGTGGAATAG
- a CDS encoding heat-stable protein, whose product MRRTTRYILATSNPMGDLEALEKLVKLAPETGADALALVGNLMPKTAKSRDYAAFFRILAEAHLPTAYIPGPQDAPIWEYLREAANIELVRPEMRNVHETFTFWKGPYLVAGVGGEIAEDGEPEEEEALRYPSWVAEYHLKTLWDLKDYPKIFLFYTNPYHKGLGEGGSHEVAHLVKTHNPLLVITAGRGQKHEMLGASWVVVPGDLSEGEYSLLDLRARKLETGNVR is encoded by the coding sequence ATGCGGCGGACCACGCGGTACATCCTGGCCACCTCTAACCCCATGGGCGACCTCGAGGCCCTGGAGAAGCTGGTGAAGCTGGCCCCGGAAACGGGGGCGGACGCCCTCGCCCTGGTGGGCAACCTCATGCCCAAAACGGCGAAAAGCCGCGACTACGCCGCCTTTTTCCGCATCCTCGCCGAGGCCCATCTCCCCACCGCCTACATCCCCGGCCCCCAGGACGCCCCCATCTGGGAATACCTCAGGGAGGCCGCTAACATCGAGCTGGTGCGGCCCGAGATGCGCAACGTCCACGAGACCTTCACCTTCTGGAAGGGCCCCTACCTGGTGGCGGGCGTCGGGGGGGAGATCGCCGAGGACGGCGAGCCCGAGGAGGAGGAGGCCCTGCGCTACCCCTCCTGGGTGGCGGAGTACCACTTGAAGACCCTCTGGGACCTTAAGGACTACCCCAAGATCTTCCTCTTCTACACCAACCCCTACCACAAGGGCCTTGGGGAAGGGGGGTCCCACGAGGTGGCCCACCTGGTGAAGACCCACAACCCCCTCCTGGTGATCACCGCCGGCAGGGGCCAGAAGCACGAGATGCTGGGGGCAAGCTGGGTGGTGGTGCCGGGCGACCTTTCCGAGGGCGAGTACAGCCTCCTGGACCTGAGGGCAAGGAAACTGGAAACCGGGAACGTGCGCTAA
- a CDS encoding Hsp20/alpha crystallin family protein codes for MLEKLWPFGRNRVRKAFEEALEKVFKEEGETLEPLSELSEHEDHYLLRVEVPGLGPENLEVRLEGDQLVVEGEKREEKRTKHLSEIVYGRIYRSYLLPKDAKKEGIEAKLRKGVLEVRIPRETRPPEPPVKIPVQEG; via the coding sequence ATGCTGGAGAAACTTTGGCCCTTCGGTAGGAACCGGGTGCGCAAAGCCTTTGAGGAGGCCCTAGAGAAGGTTTTCAAGGAGGAGGGCGAAACCCTCGAGCCCCTCTCGGAGCTTTCCGAGCACGAGGACCACTACCTGTTGCGGGTGGAGGTCCCGGGCCTGGGCCCCGAGAACCTGGAGGTGCGCCTGGAAGGGGACCAGCTGGTGGTGGAAGGGGAAAAAAGGGAGGAAAAGCGCACCAAGCACCTTTCCGAGATCGTCTACGGGCGCATCTACCGCTCCTACCTCCTCCCCAAGGACGCCAAGAAGGAAGGTATCGAGGCCAAGCTGCGCAAAGGGGTGCTGGAGGTGCGAATCCCCCGGGAGACGCGCCCGCCCGAGCCCCCTGTGAAAATCCCCGTGCAGGAGGGGTAA
- a CDS encoding phosphate-starvation-inducible PsiE family protein yields the protein MSQDLLLSLYRRATRLVFNLVVVALLIGLFVGVGRTFMELGLTLSEPTVRLGLKELVTNVLSLVIVLELVRVFVEYFELERVRLEVLLEIGVALALRELLLLLFAEKLSGLDLFFWTLGILALVAGRTLAVQFSPRRRP from the coding sequence ATGAGCCAGGACCTACTCCTTTCCCTCTACCGCCGGGCCACCCGCCTGGTCTTCAACCTGGTGGTGGTGGCCCTTCTCATCGGTCTCTTTGTGGGGGTGGGGCGCACCTTCATGGAGCTGGGCCTCACCTTGAGCGAGCCCACGGTGCGCCTGGGCCTTAAGGAGCTGGTCACCAACGTCCTGAGCCTGGTCATCGTTCTGGAGCTGGTACGGGTCTTCGTGGAGTACTTTGAGTTGGAAAGGGTGCGCCTCGAGGTCCTCCTGGAGATCGGCGTGGCCTTGGCCCTGCGGGAGCTTCTCCTCCTACTTTTCGCCGAGAAGCTCTCGGGCTTGGACCTTTTCTTCTGGACCCTGGGCATCCTAGCCCTGGTGGCCGGGCGGACCCTGGCGGTGCAGTTTTCCCCCAGGAGGCGACCATGA
- a CDS encoding cation:proton antiporter regulatory subunit — translation MRVEEAVLPGVGRKYTITVQSGDRIVIVVHHSGKREVQYFEAGEEDEPTMALDLTDEEARELGAILAGVLFHPEAVGDTQSKLGQKVIEWIKVLPGSKLVGKRVGELALPPGAHLLAVDRPGAPLIPNPSPDTLLETGDTLVVAGNREAVEALKRTL, via the coding sequence ATGAGGGTGGAGGAAGCGGTTCTTCCCGGCGTGGGGCGGAAGTACACCATCACGGTGCAAAGCGGCGACCGAATCGTCATCGTGGTCCACCACTCGGGCAAGCGGGAGGTGCAGTACTTCGAGGCGGGGGAGGAGGACGAGCCCACCATGGCCCTGGACCTCACCGACGAGGAGGCCCGGGAGCTTGGGGCCATCCTGGCTGGGGTGCTCTTCCACCCCGAGGCGGTGGGGGACACCCAGAGCAAGCTTGGGCAGAAGGTCATTGAGTGGATCAAGGTCCTTCCCGGATCCAAGCTGGTGGGCAAGCGGGTGGGGGAGCTCGCCCTGCCCCCTGGGGCCCACCTCCTGGCTGTGGACCGCCCCGGGGCTCCCCTCATCCCTAACCCCAGCCCCGACACCCTCCTGGAAACAGGGGACACCCTGGTGGTGGCGGGAAACCGCGAGGCGGTGGAAGCCCTGAAGAGGACCCTCTGA
- a CDS encoding cation:proton antiporter, whose translation MHPSVEAFALAAGLLALGAALVHRFGFPPLPIYLLTGLLVGQRLPVEDLEPLPSLGLLLLLFSVGMEFGPDRLRGLSGKAVQAGFYDALALPLGFLLGLLAGLDLRGAALLAGAIYVSSSAVIVKLIIDLRRAANPESEVVLGVSVLEDLVILVLLALLGGQGLHGFLLSLLLAVVYLGLARLLGPHLAKVMEGLSDELVLLLGAAFTTGTALLFQMAGASVGLGAFLAGSLAASLGLRERFERLFGPVRDLGVALFFLVVGASARDLFQGLAPAVVILALLGLLVKLPLNYLGGARAGLSRKRRLYSALYLVPRGEFNLVLGALAQAQGYPLVAQVAVLLVLLSVPLGALLIRFAPELGRLLLREAPKPRRPARSH comes from the coding sequence ATGCACCCTTCCGTGGAAGCCTTTGCCCTGGCCGCAGGGCTTTTAGCCCTGGGAGCAGCCTTGGTCCACCGCTTTGGCTTTCCCCCTCTGCCCATCTACCTCCTCACGGGGTTGCTGGTGGGGCAACGCCTGCCCGTAGAGGACCTGGAACCCCTACCCTCTCTAGGCCTCCTCCTCCTCCTTTTCTCCGTGGGGATGGAGTTCGGTCCCGACCGGCTTAGGGGGTTATCCGGAAAGGCTGTCCAGGCGGGTTTTTACGATGCCTTAGCCCTACCCTTGGGCTTCCTGCTGGGGCTTTTGGCAGGGCTAGACCTCCGCGGCGCCGCCCTGCTGGCCGGGGCCATCTACGTAAGCTCCAGCGCGGTGATCGTCAAGCTGATCATCGACCTGCGCCGGGCGGCCAACCCCGAAAGCGAGGTGGTCCTGGGGGTTTCCGTCCTCGAGGACCTGGTGATCCTGGTCCTCCTGGCCCTTCTGGGGGGCCAGGGGCTCCACGGCTTCCTCCTCAGCCTACTGCTGGCGGTGGTGTACCTGGGCTTGGCCCGTCTCCTTGGCCCCCACCTGGCGAAAGTCATGGAGGGACTCTCCGACGAGCTGGTCCTCCTCCTGGGGGCAGCCTTTACCACGGGGACAGCCCTGCTTTTCCAGATGGCCGGGGCCTCGGTGGGGCTTGGCGCCTTCTTGGCGGGAAGCCTGGCCGCCTCCTTGGGACTTCGCGAGCGGTTTGAACGGCTCTTCGGTCCGGTGCGAGACCTTGGGGTGGCCCTTTTCTTCCTGGTGGTGGGGGCTAGCGCCCGGGACCTTTTCCAAGGCCTGGCCCCGGCGGTGGTGATCCTGGCCCTTCTAGGCCTTTTGGTCAAGCTTCCCCTTAACTACCTGGGGGGTGCCCGGGCAGGGCTTTCCCGCAAGCGCCGGCTCTATAGCGCCCTTTACCTGGTACCCCGTGGAGAGTTCAACCTGGTCCTGGGTGCCCTGGCCCAGGCGCAAGGCTATCCCTTGGTGGCCCAAGTAGCGGTGCTCTTGGTGCTCCTATCCGTCCCCTTGGGGGCCCTCCTCATTCGCTTCGCCCCTGAGCTTGGCCGGCTCCTTCTGCGCGAGGCCCCAAAGCCCCGCCGCCCCGCCCGCTCCCATTAG
- a CDS encoding SDH family Clp fold serine proteinase, producing the protein MEIFFQLFWLFFILSALTPYLQQQMLLGARARKIAELERKRQSRVITLIHRQEAVSFLGIPISRFINIDDSEQVLRAIRLTDKNVPIDLILHTPGGLVLAAEQIAEALLRHPAKVTVFVPHYAMSGGTLIALAADEIVMDENAVLGPVDPQLGQYPAASILKVLERKPIQEIDDQTLILADVAEKALKQVKATVKNLLLKRMPEEKAEEVATLLSQGTWTHDYPIDVAQAREMGLPVSTEMPREVYELMDLYPQAQGGKPSVQYVPVPYRHQEHGRP; encoded by the coding sequence ATGGAAATCTTCTTCCAGCTTTTCTGGCTCTTCTTTATCCTTTCCGCCCTCACCCCCTATCTGCAGCAGCAGATGCTCCTCGGGGCCAGGGCCCGGAAGATCGCAGAGCTAGAGCGGAAGCGGCAAAGCCGGGTCATCACCCTCATCCACCGCCAGGAAGCCGTGAGCTTTTTGGGCATCCCCATCAGCCGCTTCATCAACATCGACGACTCGGAGCAGGTCCTGAGGGCCATCCGCCTCACGGACAAGAACGTGCCCATAGACCTCATCCTCCACACCCCAGGGGGCCTGGTCCTGGCGGCGGAGCAGATCGCCGAGGCCCTCTTGCGCCACCCCGCCAAGGTCACCGTCTTCGTGCCCCATTACGCCATGTCCGGGGGAACCCTTATCGCCCTGGCCGCCGACGAGATCGTCATGGACGAAAACGCCGTCCTGGGCCCCGTGGACCCCCAGCTCGGCCAGTATCCGGCGGCCAGCATCCTCAAGGTGCTGGAGAGGAAGCCCATCCAGGAGATCGACGACCAGACCCTGATCTTGGCGGACGTGGCGGAAAAGGCCCTCAAGCAGGTGAAGGCCACGGTGAAAAACCTGCTTCTCAAACGCATGCCCGAGGAGAAAGCGGAGGAGGTGGCCACCCTCCTCTCCCAAGGCACCTGGACCCACGACTATCCCATAGACGTGGCCCAGGCCCGGGAGATGGGCCTTCCCGTGAGCACGGAGATGCCCCGCGAGGTCTACGAGCTCATGGACCTCTACCCCCAGGCCCAGGGGGGAAAGCCCAGCGTCCAGTACGTGCCCGTACCCTACCGCCACCAAGAACACGGGAGGCCTTAG
- a CDS encoding rhomboid family intramembrane serine protease: MFPLYDINHARRPAFVVKGLVLANALVFLWQLSVGLEWSAQAYGFVPALFFQDPLGQGYRLLTSMFLHGGFFHILSNMWFLWVFGDNVEDRMGHGRFLVFYLLGGLAAALAQGLFSLSSPIPMIGASGAVSAVLGAYYVLFPRAYVVSVILLIFPLFVTFPAGFYIGYWAFLQLLQGLLGLPGVAWWAHLGGFLFGAFMARRFAPRWRRW, encoded by the coding sequence GTGTTTCCCCTCTACGACATCAACCACGCCCGCAGGCCCGCCTTCGTGGTGAAGGGGCTGGTGTTAGCCAACGCCCTGGTCTTCCTGTGGCAACTCTCCGTGGGTCTGGAGTGGTCCGCCCAGGCCTACGGCTTTGTCCCTGCCCTCTTCTTCCAGGATCCCCTCGGGCAAGGGTATCGCCTACTTACCAGCATGTTCCTCCACGGGGGTTTTTTTCATATCCTCTCCAATATGTGGTTCCTCTGGGTCTTCGGGGACAACGTGGAGGACCGCATGGGCCACGGGCGCTTCCTCGTTTTCTACCTCCTGGGGGGGCTGGCCGCTGCCTTGGCGCAGGGGCTTTTCTCCCTCAGCTCCCCCATCCCCATGATCGGGGCCAGCGGGGCGGTTTCGGCGGTGTTGGGGGCGTATTATGTCCTCTTTCCCAGGGCCTACGTGGTCTCCGTGATCCTCCTCATCTTCCCCCTCTTCGTCACCTTCCCCGCGGGGTTCTACATAGGATACTGGGCCTTTCTTCAGCTCCTGCAGGGGCTTTTGGGCCTTCCTGGGGTGGCCTGGTGGGCCCACCTGGGGGGGTTCCTTTTCGGCGCCTTCATGGCCCGGCGCTTTGCCCCTAGGTGGCGGCGCTGGTAA
- a CDS encoding HPP family protein: MKVDELMTPNPDTIGPEATLEEAARYILEKRYGSLPVVDQEGHLLGLLQVEELLPHPENIPFSDVEALQLFGEWVDGDFLEDIYRRYQKTPVKAVMRTDIPRLHPEDSVGKALETLLTSEVRHLPVVDQGNRVVGILTRSDFLKLILRRR; encoded by the coding sequence ATGAAGGTAGACGAACTCATGACCCCAAACCCCGACACCATCGGGCCAGAGGCCACCCTCGAGGAGGCCGCCCGGTACATCCTGGAGAAACGCTATGGTAGCCTTCCGGTGGTGGACCAAGAGGGGCATCTGCTGGGGCTACTCCAGGTGGAAGAGCTCCTCCCCCACCCCGAGAACATCCCCTTCTCCGATGTGGAAGCCCTGCAGCTTTTCGGGGAGTGGGTGGACGGGGATTTTTTGGAGGATATCTACCGGCGCTACCAGAAAACCCCGGTAAAAGCGGTTATGCGCACGGATATCCCCCGGCTGCATCCCGAGGATTCGGTGGGAAAGGCTTTGGAAACCCTCCTCACCAGCGAGGTACGCCACCTGCCGGTGGTGGACCAAGGCAATAGGGTGGTGGGCATCCTCACCCGAAGCGACTTCCTCAAGCTCATCCTGAGGAGGCGGTGA